CGTGGCGGTACCCCCAGACCTGCTCCAGGAGCACCTCGCGGGTGAAGACCTGCCACGGCTTGCGGGCGAGGCAGACCAGCAGGTCGAACTCGAGGGGCGTCAGGTTGACCGGAGCTCCGTCGCGGGTCACGGCGTGACCGGCGACGTCGATGGAGACCGGGCCGATGCTGAGGGTCTCCGGGGCGGGAGCGTCGAGGCGGCGTACGCGGGCGCGGATGCGGGCGACGAGCTCCTTGGGCTTGAACGGCTTGGTGACGTAGTCGTCGGCCCCGGACTCGAGACCGACGACCACGTCCACCGTGTCGCCCTTGGCCGTGAGCATGACGATCGGGACACCGGACTCGGCGCGGATCTCCCTGCACACGTCGATGCCGTCCTTGCCGGGCAGCATCAGGTCGAGCAGGAGCACGTCGGGGCGGAACTCGCGGAACGCCGCGAGGGCCTGGTCGCCGCGTGCGCACACGCGGCTCTCGAACCCCTCCTGGCGCAGCACGATCGTGAGCATCTCGGCGAGGGAAGCGTCGTCGTCGACGACGAGGACCTTCCCCTTGGTCGCGAAACCGACCGACTGCTCACTCATCCCAGGACCCCGACGTGCTCGATGCTCAGTAGCGGTAGTGGTCCGACTTGAACGGACCCTCGACCGGGACGCCGAGGTAGTCGGCCTGGGCCTGCGTGAGCTCGGTGAGCTCGACACCGATGGCGTCGAGGTGCAGGCGGGCGACCTCCTCGTCGAGGTGCTTGGGCAGCACGTAGACGCCGATCGGGTACTCGGCCGTCTTCGTGTAGATCTCGATCTGCGCGAGCACCTGGTTGGTGAACGAGTTCGACATGACGAACGACGGGTGGCCGGTCGCGTTGCCGAGGTTCAGCAGGCGGCCCTCGGAGAGGACGATGACCTTCTTGCCGTCGGGGAAGATCCATTGGTGGACCTGGGGCTTGATCTCGTCCTTGACGATGCCCGGGATCTTCGCGAGGCCGGCCATGTCGATCTCGTTGTCGAAGTGGCCGATGTTGCCGACGATGGCCTGGTTCTTCATCCGCTCGAAGTGCTCGACCCGGATGATGTCGAAGTTGCCGGTCGTGGTGATGAAGATGTCGGCGAAGTCGACGACGGACTCGAGGCGCTTGACCTCGTAGCCGTCCATCGCCGCCTGCAGGGCGCAGATCGGGTCGATCTCGGTGATGATGACGCGGGCACCCTGGCCACGCAGGGACTCGGCCGAGCCCTTGCCGACGTCGCCGTAGCCACAGACGACCGCGGTCTTGCCGGCGATCATGACGTCGGTGCCACGGTTGATGCCGTCGATCAGCGAGTGGCGGCAGCCGTACTTGTTGTCGAACTTCGACTTGGTGACGGAGTCGTTGACGTTGATCGCCGGGAAGAGGAGCGAGCCCTCCTTGAAGCGGTCGTAGAGGCGGAGCACACCGGTGGTGGTCTCCTCCGTGACGCCCTTGATGCCGTTGGCGATGGTGGTCCAGCGCTGCGGGTCGTTGTCGAGGGAGCGCGCGAGGACCCGGAGGACCTCCTTGTACTCCTCGTTGTCGGTCGAGTCCTGGCTGGGGACGGCGCCGGCCTTCTCGAACTCCACGCCCTTGTGGACGAGCAGCGTGATGTCGCCGCCGTCGTCGAGGAGCATGTTCGGGCCGATCTTGTTGCCCTCGGCGTCGGTGAAGTCGAAGACCTTCTCGGCCTCGTCCCAGTACTCCGCCAGCGTCTCGCCCTTCCAGGCGAAGACCGGGGTACCGGACGGGGCGTCGACGGTGCCGTTGGGGCCGACCACGACCGCGGCGGCGGCGTGGTCCTGGGTGGAGAAGATGTTGCAGGTCGCCCAGCGGACGTCGGCACCGAGCGCGGTCAGCGTCTCGATGAGGACACCGGTCTGGATCGTCATGTGCAGCGAGCCGGCGATGCGCGCGCCCTTGAGCGGCTGCGAGTCGGCGTAGCGGCGACGCATCTCCATCAGGCCGGGCATCTCGTGCTCGGCGAGGGTCAGCTCCTTGCGGCCGAACTCGGCCAGGGAAAGGTCAGCAACCTTGTAGTCCATGAATTTCCTCAAACGTGAAGAAGGGTGTCTTGCGGTGCATCTGCACTCGTCCGGGATCTCCCGCGCACGACAGTGACCCAGCGTACAAGCGGGGCGCCGCGACGGACGACTCAGCGGCACCCCGGACGCCGCGCGGCGTCCTCAGTGGGCCGCGTCGGGACCCGTGCGGTGCGGGAGGAGGTGGAGGACGACGGCCACGAGGGCACCCACGGCCAGCCCGACGACGGCGGAGCAGCCGGTGTTGACCAGCCAGCCCACCGCTCCCCCGTGCACCGCGTGCTCCAGGTGGTGGACCAGCTCGTACGGACCCTCCCACCAGCCGAGCTCGTGGACGTTGACGAGGAGGATGTGGCCGCCGACCCAGAGCATCGCGACGATGCCCACCGTCGAGAGCGTCGAGAGCACCTTCGGCATGGCCGCGACCAGGCCGCGCCCGAACCTCTGCACGCCGGGCGACTTCCGTCCGGCCAGCAGCAGGCCCACGTCGTCCATCTTCACGATGGCGGCGACGACGCCGTAGACGCCGATCGTGATCGCGATCGCCACCACGACCAGGATCGCCAGGCGGGCCAGGAACGCCTCGTCCTTCACCGAGTCGAGCGCGATGACCATGATCTCGGTGGACAGGATGAAGTCCGTGCGGACGGCGCCGGCGATCAGCTGCTTCTCCTCGTGGGGCGTGTGCTCCACGGTCTCGAGGTCGCCGACGTGGTCGTCGTGGTGCGCGAACGCCTCCCACACCTTCTCCGCACCCTCGAACGCCAGGTAGGTGCCGCCCAGGATCAGCAGCACCGGCAGCGCCGAGGGAAGGAACTGGCTGAGCAGGAGGGCCGCCGGGAGGATGAAGACCAGCTTGTTGCGCAACGACCCGACCGCGATCTTCTTGATGATCGGCAGCTCGCGCTCCGCGGCGATGCCGTGGACGTACTGCGGGGTCACGGCCGTGTCGTCGACCACGACGCCGGTCGCCTTCAGCGTGGCCTTGCCGGCGGCCGCGCCGACGTCGTCGATCGACGCCGCGGCCAGGCGGGCCAGGGCCGCGATGTCGTCGAGAAGTCCGAAGAGTCCAGCGCTCATGGCGCGAAGGCTATCGGGACCCCACTACTCGCCGGCGAGGCCCACCGCGAGGTACTCGGCGGCGTACGTCCCGGCGAGGAGGAGCGAGGCGTAGCGGGCGACCTCGCTGACGGCGTCGCTCGCCAGCGTCTCCACGCGAACGCCGCTGCGCGCGGCCGCCGTCTGCAGCCGGCCGCGCTGCTCGCGCACCACCGGGTCGTCGGCGCCGTCGTCCAGCACGAGCAGCAGCGGGCGCAGGTCCGAGCCGTCGACCGGGTCGTCGAAGAGGTTGCGCGGCCTGGTGGCCTCGATCACGGGCAGCAGGTGCTCGGCGTCTCCGGCCAGCGCGCTGCGTCCCGAGGAACGGCGGAACTGCTCCGCGAGCCGGCGGGCCGCCCGGGCCGCGAGCGTCGAACCGCCCCAGACCAGCGGCAGCGCCTCGGCGAGCGCGATCGCGAGCTCCTTGGCCGGGTTGCCGGCCAGGTCCGTGTGCGGCGACGAGGCGACCGCGACCTCGTCGAGCGAGGCGGCGACCTCGTCGGCAGCGCAGGCGGGGCCGAGGCCCACCCGGTGCAGGAAGTCCAGCATCACCACGGCGGTCGCCAGCTGGTCGCCGGTCGTCGTGGGCAGCAGCGTGGACCAGCGGCCCTCGGCGTGCTCGGCGACCATGGAGCCCGGTCGGCAGGCGACGACGACCTGGCAGCCACGGCGCACGGCCTCGGCGACAGCGGAGGCGGCGGCCGGGTCGGACCCCTGGGGCGCGAGCATGACGACCAGGTCGAGACTGCCCGCCCACCCCGGCAGGCCGGGGGCCGGCCAGGCCACGAACGGCACCGGACACCACGGCTCGAGCACGGCACGGAGCAGACGGGAGTCGGGACCGGCGGCGATGACCGCCCGGGGGCGCTCTCCCCCGCGCTCGGCGACCGCACGCAGGATCGCCTCGCCGGCCTCGCCGGCCTCACGGCGGACGCGGGCGCCGGACTCGGCGAGCTCGCGCAGCCGCTCGTCCGCCGCCGCCAGGGCCGCCGGGTCGTCCAGACGGGCCTCGTCGAACTCGGCCATCACGTCTCCTCCAGGGCCGGGTCGATCAGCGCGTCGCGCGGGCTTCGTCGACGAGCAGGACGGGGATGTCGTCGCGCACCGGGTAGGCCAGGCCACAGCCCTGGCAGACCAGCTCCTCGGCGACCGGGGCGAGCACGCCCTGGCAGTCCGGGCAGCGGACGATGTCCAGCAGACGGGGGTCGATCTTCATCGCTCGCTCCTGATCACGGTGAGTACGGCGTCACGGACCGCGACCATCGTGGCCTGGTCCTTGCCCTCGGCGTTGAGTCGCAGCAGCGGCTCGGTGTTGGAGGCACGCACGTTGAACCACCAGTCTGCGTGCGCGACGGTCAGGCCGTCGAGCTCGTCGAGGGTCACGCCCTCGCGGTCGGCGTACGTCGCCCGGAGCTCGTCGAGGACGGCGGCCTGGTCGGCGACGGTCGAATTGATCTCTCCCGACATCGGGTAGCGCGCGTAGTCGGCCAGCAGCGACGAGAGGGGCTGGTCGGTCTCGGCGAGGGCGGCCAGCGCGTGCAGAGCCGCGAGCATGCCGGAGTCGGCGCGCCAGAAGTCGCGGAAGTAGAAGTGGCCGGAGTGCTCACCGCCGAAGATGGCGCCGGTCTCGGCCATCGTGGCCTTGATGTAGGAGTGGCCGACGCGCGTGCGGACCGGGTTGCCGCCCTGCTCGGTGACGATCTCGGGCACCGAGCGGCTCGTGATCAGGTTGTGGATGATGGTGCCGCCGGGCTCCTTGGCCAGCTCGCGGTGCGCGATCAGGGCGGTGAGGGTCGAGGGCGAGACCAGGGCCCCCTTCTCGTCGACGAGGAAGCAGCGGTCGGCGTCGCCGTCGAAGGCCAGGCCGATGTCGGCACCCTCCTCGAGGACGCGCTTCTGCAGGTCGACGAGGTTCTCCGGCTCGATCGGGTTCGCCTCGTGGTTGGGGAACGTGCCGTCCAGCTCGAAGTACATCGGCACGAGCGTCGCCTGCTCCGCGCCGAGCCGCTCGAAGACCGCCGGAGCGGTGAGGCCGGCCATGCCGTTGCCCGCATCGGCGACGACCTTGAGCGGGCGGCCCTTGACCGGGGCCAGGCTGAGCAGGTGCGCTGCGTACGCCTCCAGGACGTCGTGGCTGGTGATCTCGCCGACGCGGCCCGACGTCGGCGCGGTTCCGGCGAGGACGAGGTCGCGGATCTCGGCCAGGCCCGTCTCCATGCCGACCGGCGCAGCGCCCGGACGGCAGAGCTTGATCCCGTTGTACGCCGCGGGGTTGTGGCTCGCGGTGAACATCGCGCCCGCGTGGCCGAGGCTGCCGGAGGCGAAGTAGAGCTGGTCGGTGGAGGCCAGCCCGATCAGGACGACGTCGGCACCCGCCTGCGCGGCGCCGTCGGCGAAGGCACCGGCCATCCCGGGCGACGAGGGGCGCATGTCGTGGCCGACGACGACGGTCTCGGCCCCGAGGACCTGGACGAACGCCGCCCCGATCCGGTGCGCGAGCTCCTCGTCGATCTGCGAGCCGACGAGGCCCCGGATGTCGTAGGCCTTGAAGATGGCGTGGAGGTTCTCCGCGGAGAGCGTCTCGGACATGGGCCCGAGCCTAGCGGGAGCGAGGGGCGCGCCGTCGGGAGGCGCCCACTCCTAGTCGGAGGAGAGAGCGCGGAGGTGGCCGCGGCGCGCGGTCTCGCGCATCCCGCCGTCGGCGAGGCGCGGCTGGACCGGCTCCGGCGACGGCGCGATCGGGCGGGCCGCCTCGCGGACGGCATCCGCCAGGGCGAGCAGGTCGTCGCTCGAGGGGCCGGCGAGCGAGGGGTCGGCGGCGAGGCGCAGGACCTCCCACCCACGCGGCGCAGAGAGCCGCTCGCTGTGGAACTCGCACAGGTCGTAGGCGTGCGGCTCGGCGTGGAGCGCCAGCGGGCCGACGACGGCCGTCTGGTCGGCGTAGACGTAGGTCAGCGTCATCACGGCCGGGCGGCCGCAAGCAGTCTTGGAACAACGACGGGCTGAACTCACGGAGCAGACGCTACCGCCCGATTCCTCACGTCCGGCTGAGGCTCGCCCATATAGGGTGCGGCCGTGGCTACGAGACCCCGTCGGGACCGCCGCGGGCGCGGCATGCGCGGCCCGGGCGTGCTGCCCGCGTGGGCAGGCGGCGTCCGCTCGATCCCGCCGCGTCCGACGCGTCGCGAGCGCTTCGACGACCTGGTCCTGGCGGTCGCCGACGCGATCGACGCGCGCTGGCAGCGGGAGCTCCAGGCCGTCGGCACCCTCGAGTACGCCGTGGAGGACACGCCGCTGCTGCCCGACGGCTGGGCACACGACTCCACTCCCCTGGCCTCGATGGTCCGCGGCGGCGCCGGGCGCCCGCACCGGCTCGTCCTCTTCCGCCGTCCGATCGAGCACCGGGCTCCCGAGCGCGAGGACCTCGAGGCGCTCGTGCTCACGCTCGTCGTCGAGAACGTCGCCGAGCTGCTCGGGCTGCCGGCCGAGGACATCGACCCCCGCTACCAGCCCGGGGACTGATCCATCCGGCGCGAGCCGCCGCCGGTCCGGTGCCGCTAGCGGGGCGGCCAGGCCGGCCGGACCGCCGGCACGAGGAGCTCGGTCGCGACGGCGCGCAGCGGCAGCAGCGCTGCTCCGTCCTTCGTCTGCGTGCGGACGACCGACGCGACCGGCACGTCGGCGTCGACCGTGACCAGGTGCGCGTGCCTGGGCGCGGCCACGGCCAGCGTGGTGCCCGCGTTGATCTCGAGGGTGGTCTCGCGACCGCCGTCCCACCGCACCGTGACCTTGCCGGTCGTGTCCCCCGCTGTCAGCACGAGGGTCGGCGTGCCGACGTCGGGCACGACCGAGGAGAGGAGCCCCGTGCGCAGCTGGATCGCCGGATGGTGCACCAGGTCCCCGGCGACCACGGCACGGACGCCCGCCGCGACCGGCACGGTCGAGCGCACAACGAGGGAGGTGTCCTCGCTTCCGGTGACCTTCTCCAGCGCCTTGGTCAGGTCGGTGACCACGACCTTGCCGGCCGGGACCCGGATCTGGCCGACACCGCTCGGGGCGAACGTGCTGCGCGCGCCCGCGATGCCCAGCGTCACCTGGGCCTCGCTGGTGCCCGGGTTGACGAGCGTGAGCACGCGCGAGGAGGCCTTGCGGGTCAGCCCCGGCACGACCTGCTCGCGCGAGGGGGACGCTCCGGCGGGCAGCGCATCGGCGCGAAGGGCCTCGCCCACCTTGCCGAACTCGTCGCGCATCGAGGCAGCCAGGCGCCCTCGGGAGACGACGACCCGAACGGCGAGCTCGTGCGCGTCGGGAGCCAGGGACTCCAGCGACAGCGTCGACACCTTGCCGCCGCTGATGGTGAGTCCCCGGGACTGGATGTCCTGGAGCTGGCCGTCGGTGGACCAGATCGTGATGTCGGCGACGGCGGGACCGCCGTCGGGGTTGGCCAGGGTCAGGGTCGAGAGGTGGGACGCACCGGAGCCGGCCCCGACGAACCAGCGGACCCCACCCGGAGCGGTGCACTCGCGGGCGGCGGGACGCGGCTCGCCCAGCCGTGCGCCGACGAGCCCCGGGGCCAGGCCGCCCTCGGCGTGCAGGAGCAGGCCGTCCGGCGAAGAGACGGTGCGGGTGCCGCCGACCGCGAGGGCGAGCGGGGTGCGCGTGCCGCCGGGCTTGCGCTGCGTCAGCGAGCCGGGGTCGGCGCTGGTCGACGCAGAGGCGATCCGGATCGGTCCGCGGTCGGAGGCAGGGCAGAAGAGGTCGGCCGAGGTCAGGGCGTGCGTGGTCGGCTCGTGACGGGCGTCGTCGTGCTGTGTGTCGGCCGGGGCCTGCACGAGCAACGCGAGCAGCGTGACGGCCGGAGCGCCGACGGCGATCGCCGTGGCGGGCCGGACCTTGCGCGCGGTGCCGAGCGCGACGCGGCGGCCGGGGAAGTCGTTCACGCGTCCTCCTCCCGTCGGGTCGGTCCACACAGCACGGCGACGACGACGATCGCGATGAGCTGCAGCGTGACCAGGATGCGGTGCCACCACGGGTCCTCACCGGCGACGGCGTCACCGTCAGCGGTCTTGGTGAGCTGCCACGCGCGGGTGCGCGGGTCCGGAGCGCTGGCCTGGGTCAGGCCGTCGGCCGCATCGAGACCCGCCGCCACCTGCGCCGATGCGGGCGTCGGCAGCAGCACGTAGTCGATGCCGGCGCCGGTCAGGGTGTCGAGCACCTGCGGCGTCGCCCGCGAGACCAGCGAGCGGACCGCCTTGTCCAGCCGCTGGTCGGGACCGGTCAGCGCCAGCACCTCGTCCTCGCCCAGGGTGATGCCGGAGCCACGGTGCACCTCCCAGGTGATGCCCTTGTGGGCGTCGCCGCGGATGACGAGCACGCCGTGACCGCGGCCCTCGTCGGCCGCCTGCACCATGTACGCCGGCACGTCGCTGTGCGTGGGCCGGTCCAGCAGGTTGTCGCCGTCGAACACCCACCAGCCGAGCCCCACCACGGGCCCGGTCACGGCCACGAGGGCCAGCAGCGCACCGCCGACGAAGCGCCAGTCCTGCGAGTGGACGCCGGTGCGCCGGGGCCGCAGGCCCTGCGCGGCGATGACGGCCGCGCAGAGCAGCGCGCCCTGGACCACCACGACCAGGAAGCCGAGGCCCGGGCGGACAGGACCGGCGGGCAGCGAGACGGTGACGTGGCTGAGGATCGCCGCGACCACGGCTGCGACCGCTACCAGGATCCAGCAGGCCAGCACCGGCACGCGGGTGCGCGCACGCAGCAGCGCCGCGAGGCCGGGCACGAGGAGCAGCAGGCCGGCCCAGACCGGCGCACCGAGCCCGCCCACGCGTCCGGCGATCAGGTCGAGGGCCCCCGGGGTCGGCGAGAGCCGGCCGGCCTCGAGGAAGAGCGCCGCGGGATCGTGACCGACCATGCCGACCGCGCCCGGCAGCATGAGTGCCGCGGGCACGAGCAGGACCACGACGAGCGGAAGCCAGACGTCCTTCGAGGCGACGACGTCGCGAGCGAGCACGAAGCCCAGGCCGAGCAGCACGGCCACACCCATCAGCGCGACCAGCCAGGCCGACGGGGTGAAGGCGGTCAGCAGGGCGAGCATCGCGCCACCGCGCCACGCAGCACGCCAGCGGCGGTCCGCCGAGGTCTCGAAGAGGCCGGTCACGACGTGGGCGAACCACGGCAGCAGCGCCGCCGAGGCGACGATGCCGAAGCGACCCTGGCCCCACGCACCCGAGGCGACGGGGACGGCGGCGTACGCGATCGCGCCCCAGAGGGCGACGGCGGTGTCGACGCGACCGGTGACCAGCTCGCACACCGCACGGAGGAAGCGCCATGCGCCCCAGCCGGCGAACGGGACGGCGACCAGGAAGAGGACGGAGACCGCCACCGTGGGCGAGCCGAACAGGACGGTCGCGGCGAGCGCGAACGGCAGGACGTAACCCGGGGCCGGGGCGTCCGTGCCCTGCCCGAGCTGGTGCCAGCCGTCGAGCGCGAGGTGCCACCAGTCACTCGCCTGGGCGGGCGCCGGGCTCAGCGCACCACCCGCGATGGGGCCGAAGGCCACCCGCGCCGCCCACAGGCCGAGGATCGCCGCAGCGGTGATGGCCAGGGCGAGCGGACTGGTGAAGTACCGCGCGACGAGCCCGGTGTCGTCGGCGAGCTCGTCCTCGTCGACAGGCACGGGCGCCGGCAGGCCGAGCCGCTCGGCGCGGGCCACGCGGCGACGGTCGGCGGCGTCGCGGCCCTGCAGGGCGACGGCGGAGGCGAAGTCGGTGACGGTGTCCAGACCGTGCCGGTAAGGCAGCCACCAGGGCGGGCGCAGGCCCGCCGTGTCGCTGACGGCAGGCGGCAGCGAGCGCCGCCGGTGGAGGATGCCGGGCAGGTGACCGTAGGTGTTGAGGAGCGCGGCGAACTCGTCGCCCGCGTGGCCGGGCTGGCGGGCGAGGAGGTAGCCCAGCACCCGGAGCACGGTGCCCAGGGTGAGGCGCAGCAGACCCGGCAGGAACCACCGCTCGCTGTTGACCAGCAGCGTGTACAGCGCGGCCTCGCGCTCGTAGCGATGGGTCCGCGTGCGTCGCCCGGACAGCGCGCTCCGGCGTACGCCGCGGTGGGCGGCCTCCGCGTGGAAGACCACCGCCGTGGGCACCACGACGGTGCGGAGGCCGGCGCGAGCCGCGCGCCAGCCGAAGTCGATGTCGTTGCCGTAGAGCGGGAGGTGCCGGTCGAAGCCGTCGAGCGCCTCGAGCGCGTCGCGGCGTACCAGCATGCCGGCGGTGTTGACCGCGAGGACCTCACGGACCTTGTCGTGCTGCCCCTGGTCGTACTCGCCCCGCTCCAGGCCGGTCTCCCGGCGCCCGGTCGCCGAGAGCGAGACGCCGAGCTCGAGCAGGCGGAGCAGCGACGGCCACTCGCGCAGCTTCGGACCCGCGATGGCGGCGTCGTGCCGCGTGGCGGTCGCGACGAGCTCGGCGAGCGCGGTCGGCGCGGGGTTCGCGTCGTCGTGGAGGATCCAGACCCAGTCGGTGGTCACCTCCGGCAGGAGGCGGGCGATCGCCTCCGGGAACGAGCACTCCTCCTCGCGGACGGCGGCATCGCCCAGCGCCTCCCTCAGCAGGTCGGCGGAGCCGTCGCTGCTGCCGGTGTCGATGGCGAGGAGGCGGTCGGGCTGCCGGGTCTGGCCGGCCAGCCCCTCGAGGACGGCCGGAAGCCAGCGGGCTCCGTCATGGCTGACCAGGAGGGCGGTGACTGTCACGCAAGGGACCCTAACGGGTGAGGAGGAGTGAGAAAACGCGAAGACGGGGGCCCGTCGGGCCCCCGTCGTTCTCCGTGATGGCGCTGCCGGTCAGACCGCGCGCTTCTTCAGCTTGCGACGCTCCCGCTCGGACAGACCGCCCCAGATGCCGAAGCGCTCGTCGTTGCCGAGCGCGTACTCGAGGCAGTCACCCTGCACCTCGCAGGTGTGGCAGACCTTCTTGGCCTCGCGGGTGGAACCGCCCTTCTCCGGGAAGAACGCTTCCGGGTCGGTCTGGGCGCACAGCGCACGCTCCTGCCAACCAATTTCCTCGACGTCCCCGTCGAGCAAGTACAGCTCACGCATGGGAACTCCCCTTTGTGTCGACCCTGAAAACTGCTGGCCCCATGTGTTCCTGGCCTGGTGTCCCACACAACTTCCCCGCTGCGAACGACACTACGGGAATTACATGCCTGTCGTACGCGTGAAGTCAAGCCCGGTTCTGCTATACGTCCGTCCAGTGATTGACGTGTGGGGACCACCCGTAGACTCCGTTCCACTCGCGCGGCCGCACGCCGCGATGACCGACGACTGACACCCCCACGAAAGGTGCCGAGCAGCCGTGGCCAGCTCCTCCTCCGACCGACGCGCCGCCGTCGACAAGATCCGTCGCGACGCCCAGCGCGCCGACCAGCGCCAGGGCCGGGTCATCCTCACCGTCGCCGTGATGGTCGCGCTCCTCATCGTCGGCGGTGCCGCGTTCAAGCCGGTCAAGGACTGGTGGGACCTGCGTTCCCTCAACAAGGTGCAGCTCGCCGACATCGGCGCGAAGGCCAGCGTGTGCGGGCCGCGCTCGTTCAAGTCGGCCGAGGGCGACCAGCAGCACGTCGACCCGGGCACGTTCGTCGACTACTCCAAGGAGCCGTCGCCGCCGGCGTTCGGCCAGCACGAGATCTACCCGGACTCGATCAAGCGCAAGCTCTACACCGAGAAGGACCGCCCGCGGGTGGAGATGCTCGTCCACAACCTCGAGCACGGCTACACGATCCTCTGGTACGACGAGACCATCGCCAAGGACGACAAGCAGATGGACGACCTCCGCGGCATCGCAGCGAAGTTCCAGGGGCAGGACGACTACCGCCTCAAGGTCAAGCTCGTCCCGTGGCTGAAGAAGGACGGCAAGCCGTTCCCCGAGGGCCAGCACGTCGCGATCACGCACTGGGCCAAGACGGTCGCCGACGAGGACAAGAAGATCGCCGAGAAGGCCAAGGTCACCGCCGAGGCCGGCGTGTGGGAGTACTGCAGCGCCGTCTCCGGCGACGCCCTGAAGAAGTTCATGACGGCGTACCCGTATCTCAACAGCCCGGAGCCGACCGCCGCCTGACCGCGCCGGCCCACCCCGCCACACGGACGAAGGGGCGCACCGATCGCGATCGGTGCGCCCCTTCGTCGTCTGCCAGGGCAGGTCGGATCACACCAGGTCGGTGCGCCCGGCGTCCTTGAGTGCGTTGACGACGGCCTTCACGTCCTGCGCGTGGTCGCGGCTCGCGACGAGGACGGCGTCCGGGGTGTCGACCACGATGACGTCGTCGAGCCCGAGGACGGCCACGAAGCGTCCGCCGCCGGGGACGACGAGTCCGGAGGAGCTCCTCGTGTGGACCAGCGCCTCCTCACCGAGGACGGTGAGCGCGCCCGAGGAGGCATCGGGGTCGAGGAGGTCACCCAGCGAGGCGAAGTCGCCCACGTCCTCCCAGTCGAACGCACCCGGCACGACGGCGATGCGCCCCGCGGCTGCCGCCGGCTCCGCGACGGCGTGGTCCAGCGCGATCTTCGGCAGGGTCGGCCACAGGCGTGCCATCGCCTCCTCTCCCCCGGCGGCGATCGCGCGGAGGTCAGCGGCGAACCCGGGGTCGCCCTCGGCGAGGAGGTCGAGCAGCACCGTCGGGCGTACGACGAACATGCCGGCGTTCCATCGGTAGTCGCCCGAGGCGACGTACTCCGCGGCCACCGGCGCGGACGGCTTCTCCACGAACTCCTTGACGTGGAAGGCCGGCAGGTCGGGCATCGCCGCACCCACGTGGATGTAGCCGAAGCCCGTCGCAGGGTGGGTGGGCTCGATGCCCAGCGTGACCAGCCAGCCGGCCTCGGCGGCCTCGATCGCGTCGCGCACGCACCTGCCGAAGGCCTCGCCGTCGGGGATCACGTGGTCGGCGGCGAACGAGCCCATGACCGCGTCGGGATCCCGGCGCTCCAGGAGCGCGGCAGCGAGACCGATGGCGGCCATCGAGTCGCGCGGCGTCGGCTCCGCGACCAGCTGCGCGTCGGCCACATCCGGGAGCTGGCGCGCGACCGCCGGCAGGTGGGCGGCACCCGTGACGACGACGACGCGGTCGCCGGCGAGGGGGCCGAGCCGGTCGACCGTCGCCTGCAGCAGGGATCGGCCCGAGCCGGTCAGGTCGTGCAGGAACTTGGGAGCCCCCGCCCGCGACAGGGGCCAGAGCCGGGTGCCGGCCCCGCCCGCGGGGATGACGGCCCAGAAGTGGTCAACCGAAGTCATGGAGCGAAGGGTAGACGGCGTGTGTCACATGGGGATCACGCGTCCCCGGGATGGT
The sequence above is a segment of the Nocardioides jiangxiensis genome. Coding sequences within it:
- a CDS encoding DUF5719 family protein; this translates as MNDFPGRRVALGTARKVRPATAIAVGAPAVTLLALLVQAPADTQHDDARHEPTTHALTSADLFCPASDRGPIRIASASTSADPGSLTQRKPGGTRTPLALAVGGTRTVSSPDGLLLHAEGGLAPGLVGARLGEPRPAARECTAPGGVRWFVGAGSGASHLSTLTLANPDGGPAVADITIWSTDGQLQDIQSRGLTISGGKVSTLSLESLAPDAHELAVRVVVSRGRLAASMRDEFGKVGEALRADALPAGASPSREQVVPGLTRKASSRVLTLVNPGTSEAQVTLGIAGARSTFAPSGVGQIRVPAGKVVVTDLTKALEKVTGSEDTSLVVRSTVPVAAGVRAVVAGDLVHHPAIQLRTGLLSSVVPDVGTPTLVLTAGDTTGKVTVRWDGGRETTLEINAGTTLAVAAPRHAHLVTVDADVPVASVVRTQTKDGAALLPLRAVATELLVPAVRPAWPPR
- a CDS encoding glycosyltransferase family 2 protein is translated as MTVTALLVSHDGARWLPAVLEGLAGQTRQPDRLLAIDTGSSDGSADLLREALGDAAVREEECSFPEAIARLLPEVTTDWVWILHDDANPAPTALAELVATATRHDAAIAGPKLREWPSLLRLLELGVSLSATGRRETGLERGEYDQGQHDKVREVLAVNTAGMLVRRDALEALDGFDRHLPLYGNDIDFGWRAARAGLRTVVVPTAVVFHAEAAHRGVRRSALSGRRTRTHRYEREAALYTLLVNSERWFLPGLLRLTLGTVLRVLGYLLARQPGHAGDEFAALLNTYGHLPGILHRRRSLPPAVSDTAGLRPPWWLPYRHGLDTVTDFASAVALQGRDAADRRRVARAERLGLPAPVPVDEDELADDTGLVARYFTSPLALAITAAAILGLWAARVAFGPIAGGALSPAPAQASDWWHLALDGWHQLGQGTDAPAPGYVLPFALAATVLFGSPTVAVSVLFLVAVPFAGWGAWRFLRAVCELVTGRVDTAVALWGAIAYAAVPVASGAWGQGRFGIVASAALLPWFAHVVTGLFETSADRRWRAAWRGGAMLALLTAFTPSAWLVALMGVAVLLGLGFVLARDVVASKDVWLPLVVVLLVPAALMLPGAVGMVGHDPAALFLEAGRLSPTPGALDLIAGRVGGLGAPVWAGLLLLVPGLAALLRARTRVPVLACWILVAVAAVVAAILSHVTVSLPAGPVRPGLGFLVVVVQGALLCAAVIAAQGLRPRRTGVHSQDWRFVGGALLALVAVTGPVVGLGWWVFDGDNLLDRPTHSDVPAYMVQAADEGRGHGVLVIRGDAHKGITWEVHRGSGITLGEDEVLALTGPDQRLDKAVRSLVSRATPQVLDTLTGAGIDYVLLPTPASAQVAAGLDAADGLTQASAPDPRTRAWQLTKTADGDAVAGEDPWWHRILVTLQLIAIVVVAVLCGPTRREEDA
- a CDS encoding WhiB family transcriptional regulator, which produces MRELYLLDGDVEEIGWQERALCAQTDPEAFFPEKGGSTREAKKVCHTCEVQGDCLEYALGNDERFGIWGGLSERERRKLKKRAV
- a CDS encoding DUF3105 domain-containing protein, with product MASSSSDRRAAVDKIRRDAQRADQRQGRVILTVAVMVALLIVGGAAFKPVKDWWDLRSLNKVQLADIGAKASVCGPRSFKSAEGDQQHVDPGTFVDYSKEPSPPAFGQHEIYPDSIKRKLYTEKDRPRVEMLVHNLEHGYTILWYDETIAKDDKQMDDLRGIAAKFQGQDDYRLKVKLVPWLKKDGKPFPEGQHVAITHWAKTVADEDKKIAEKAKVTAEAGVWEYCSAVSGDALKKFMTAYPYLNSPEPTAA
- a CDS encoding mannose-1-phosphate guanylyltransferase: MTSVDHFWAVIPAGGAGTRLWPLSRAGAPKFLHDLTGSGRSLLQATVDRLGPLAGDRVVVVTGAAHLPAVARQLPDVADAQLVAEPTPRDSMAAIGLAAALLERRDPDAVMGSFAADHVIPDGEAFGRCVRDAIEAAEAGWLVTLGIEPTHPATGFGYIHVGAAMPDLPAFHVKEFVEKPSAPVAAEYVASGDYRWNAGMFVVRPTVLLDLLAEGDPGFAADLRAIAAGGEEAMARLWPTLPKIALDHAVAEPAAAAGRIAVVPGAFDWEDVGDFASLGDLLDPDASSGALTVLGEEALVHTRSSSGLVVPGGGRFVAVLGLDDVIVVDTPDAVLVASRDHAQDVKAVVNALKDAGRTDLV